In Antechinus flavipes isolate AdamAnt ecotype Samford, QLD, Australia chromosome 6, AdamAnt_v2, whole genome shotgun sequence, the sequence GGCAAGACCTAGGTCTTTGGGTCTCTATCTAATTTGTTTTCTGTTATATTCTATCAAATCAAGTTAAGGCAACTTGACTCTTGTCATTTCCACAATGAATAATTTGGTGGATTGTCATGAAATGGGATTCAGGAAGTCTTTATTTCACTCCTTGCTCTGTCATTACATAGCTATCTGACATTGGGCAAACACAAATAGTTCTGGAtttcaatttccctatctgtaaaattaaattagGCACTTACAGTAGATTATACCTATAATTCCTTTCAACTTtaacatttcattatttatattccaGGATGCCTTTCAAGTTCTAgtagtatatattttaaagtcttttctatcTTTGATATTCTATATCAGTTAGTATCTATTGATTCtttgtaagtcacttaaactctttgtTTCCTCATAAGTGAAGTGGTGAGtctggactagatgatttctaaggtcaactcaatatactttctttttaaaaatcttgtgtGCAgggaggtagctaggtggcacagtgattagagcaccagtcttgaagtcaggaggacctgagttcaaatctggtctctgacacttaatacatactagctgtgtggccctggacaagtcacttaaccccaattgcctcagcaaaaaaaaaaaaatcttatgtgcaaaatgataaaaaaaaaaatacagaaaaagaacaaacacaaaaagaaaaaaaagtgtcatgtgtccagcagaacatcatggaatattcaaaatatgtaacaaaaatttttcatttcaagaaagtatatataataaaagaagtattcataactgtccatctttgctttcttataggttttcttttgttctctgctgcgtacttcttactttattcttttccccctttcttctctccatctctttctcaacGTATTTTCGATCTCTGACAGTCTTCAGAGGTTCTAtagtctcttctaactctaaaaaaaaagtctaatatattttatagatctgATGTTCTGTCGTCCAAAGttttattcttctatttaatGGGCTATTGAGGTCTTTCAATGAGACATCTTCATTTTGACAAATCTAACCCTTTGTGTTTCCTTGCTTCTGATAATAGTCCCAGTCCTGTACTTCACTCAATATACTCCTATCAACAccttctttcctgcctccttACTCTTGACCCATCTTCTGTTTTATGGGGTCTTTCCCAATGGGAAATTACCTAACAAGGAAGGGGGAGTCCCATATATCCCAAAACTTtctcataaaattaatttttccttatacTCTTCTCCAatgattaatatttttacttaCTTGAGCTTTCTTAAAGGACGCTGGTTCTCTGATTAGCTTAAAGCGGGAATTACGGCACCTGGGAGAGCCTGTCAAATTATCAATGTTCCCTTCCTTGAGAGACATATTATCATTTTCCTTAGTAGCTGGGACTGGGACTAAGTCTGTGGCCTCTTTTTCCTCATGTCGGGCGTCATCTTCTCCAGAGGCCAGGATCTCCTCTTTATCTGGTATCTCTTGTTCTTGATTCAgtgtcttttcttcttctatctcgAAAGCCTTATTCtctggaatgaagaaaaaagaactgagcaaaattgtcccttttcttttcattgatttctCTCAGGAAACCATGGACAGCTCCTAACTCTTCAAGATTTAGTATGTCTAATAAAATTGAACCCTATCTAGTTAATAGAGAGCTCCCCTTTTGTGTTGGAGGAAACTATCCCAACTTATAGCATATGTGAATGGATATATCTTTCCTGACTTTAGGATTTCAGAAGGAAGACACAGAAGAACTGAGAGTCTCATTAAAAGACTAAAAATGTTCTGggccttttcccctccccccccaaaataTGATGAATCTGTCCTTTAGAAAAGAGCCCAGAGTTCCTGACAGAAAACTAAAATCTGAGCTGAATAATAGCTCTTCATAGTAGCTCTTCATAGGTTATAAAGtgtttcctcacaacaatcctatgaggcaGGTATTGTCAATACAGTtattatggataaggaaactaaggccgaGGAAAGGGCtgtgacttgcctatagtcatGAAGATAAATGGCAGACCCAGAGTTagattccaagtttttttttcacTCCCAACACAATGCCATTAGGTACCCACCTTGTTGATCTGATAAGTCTGGCAAAAGGACAAGGTGAAGATCTAGGCTTGAGCCCATATGgaataggaaagaagaggaaaacaaaataatggaAGAATGAGGTATAAGGAACTTACTCAAATGAAAGGAGGAGGCTGTCCTTAACAGGACGAATGAGAGGATCAGACAGAACTTCATCTCTTCTCAATCCCTGGAGCACAACCTGTGTCCTTTTCTATCTAAGGCTTCTCCAAAAATccttataaagaataaagaactttacacaatgaataaataaactcTGAGCTTTGCAACATGGCcacaaaaagagaagggaaaaaataatgaaaagggagGGCATTTTTAAATTTGCTTGAATAGATATTCCCTTTTCCAGAATTCATCCTGCCCCTCCCAGTACCTCCAGGTTCTGAGACCTTCATCAATGGAATGAAAGAGAAGCATTGCTCTGCTCCTAATTCACTTCccaataaaatgagctgaaagtAGGGAAGCAATGTCGTTCCACTCCAGGGTGAGTGAGATCATAGTGGTCATTTCAGCCCTGGAGACATCCTCATAGGACTTTTCCCAAATCTCTTATCTCAGGCTAGTCCAACGGTCCCTCATCCTTCTACTGCAAGGGAAATATTTACCTTCTTGGGAATCTGGGACCCCAACTCTCAAGAGATTTGAACAATTGAGCTCCATGGACAGTCCTTATATCAGAACTTTGGAGGAAGTGACCAATGGGGAAAGAGTTGTTGCCCCAGACATGAGGAAGGATGAGTTGATAACCAGCAGAGTTCCTCATTCCCTTTTTAAGGAAGCTTTTCCTCTTCAACCGCCCTTGAAGACTAATGGAGTCAGTCCTCGGTCTGTCTTAGTGATGGCTTGCCATTAGCACCAACATAATGTGGGAACACCATATCCCTCTGTCCCATGGAAGGATGAGTGATCTT encodes:
- the LOC127539895 gene encoding proteoglycan 3-like, producing the protein MKFCLILSFVLLRTASSFHLKNKAFEIEEEKTLNQEQEIPDKEEILASGEDDARHEEKEATDLVPVPATKENDNMSLKEGNIDNLTGSPRCRNSRFKLIREPASFKKAQKICQRTCSSSLVSIHNLTFNDLIHRTSQGVQQGQVWIGARVTGLGFKKCFSWVDGSKWDFTNWAPGQPKIFGGRCVALCVTDGTWRRVKCWRKLPFACFA